Proteins from a genomic interval of Quercus lobata isolate SW786 chromosome 11, ValleyOak3.0 Primary Assembly, whole genome shotgun sequence:
- the LOC115966378 gene encoding uncharacterized protein LOC115966378, whose protein sequence is MSLPVSDAVTPTTKHTVEVDVHLTTEHPHHLDFSTSQGGAQEADEFYDEVEVDANMSPDHPYDFEKKRLQKEKQISVDPISLQGSSMEKASFKLMLPPLPPAKGFLSCSLPNSANSSPRFNSAPLKKKSRDGSKANPRQVCNLARQHSAADDHVLTPLQRETYLRRSKSCYEGRARASADDFELWLTKPNSIEYDNKNDISFSKTEPNKDSHKTTRSMDGGDEEFKCGALCLFLPGFGKGKPVRAKKEVVDIEHVVNIENVISRRVSLEKFECGSWASSAITHDSEDDSKSLYFDLPLELIRTSVNDAHSPVTAAFFFDNDKKGVLKNGSARSTAKKSDESPRHVRFSLSSPRSHPTSPASCITPRLRKAREEFNAFLEAQGA, encoded by the coding sequence ATGTCCCTTCCAGTTTCAGATGCAGTTACTCCTACCACAAAACACACAGTTGAAGTCGATGTCCATCTGACTACTGAACATCCCCATCATTTGGATTTTTCAACCTCACAAGGAGGTGCTCAAGAGGCAGATGAATTCTATGACGAAGTTGAAGTAGATGCCAATATGTCTCCTGATCATCCCTATGACTTTGAGAAAAAGAGACTGCAAAAGGAAAAGCAGATTTCAGTGGATCCTATATCCTTGCAAGGATCATCAATGGAAAAGGCAAGCTTTAAACTAATGTTGCCACCTCTACCACCTGCAAAAGGGTTCTTAAGTTGCAGCCTTCCAAACTCAGCCAATTCATCTCCTCGATTTAACTCAGCTCCATTGAAGAAGAAATCAAGGGACGGAAGCAAAGCAAATCCTAGGCAAGTCTGTAATCTGGCACGCCAGCACTCGGCAGCAGATGATCATGTGCTCACCCCCCTGCAACGAGAGACTTACTTACGAAGGAGCAAATCGTGCTATGAAGGAAGAGCGCGTGCATCAGCAGATGATTTTGAACTTTGGTTGACTAAACCAAATTCTATTGAATATGACAACAAGAATGATATCAGCTTTTCCAAAACTGAACCCAACAAAGATAGTCATAAGACTACAAGGAGCATGGACGGTGGTGATGAGGAATTCAAATGTGGTGCTTTGTGTCTATTCCTGCCAGGCTTTGGTAAGGGAAAGCCAGTGAGAGCAAAGAAGGAAGTAGTAGATATCGAACATGTGGTGAATATTGAAAATGTGATCTCTAGGAGAGTTTCCTTGGAAAAATTTGAATGTGGGTCTTGGGCTTCATCAGCCATAACACATGACAGTGAAGATGACTCTAAGAGTCTCTACTTTGATCTGCCACTGGAGTTGATCAGAACCAGTGTTAATGATGCACACTCACCAGTTACAGCAGCATTCTTCTTTGATAATGATAAAAAAGGGGTTCTCAAGAATGGCTCCGCAAGATCAACAGCCAAGAAATCAGATGAATCGCCGCGCCATGTTCGATTCTCTCTATCATCCCCTAGATCACACCCTACCTCACCGGCTTCTTGCATTACACCTCGTTTGCGCAAGGCAAGGGAGGAGTTCAATGCCTTCTTAGAAGCACAGGGTGCTTGA